A genomic region of Serratia fonticola contains the following coding sequences:
- the macA gene encoding macrolide transporter subunit MacA yields MWLTGRKKRGLIGSAVLLVLAILIYRHFSHPTPVDFKTVKVIQRDLQQNVLATGQLDAVRKVDVGAQVSGQLETLNVEIGDKVKKGQLLGVIDPQQAQNSIRESEATLQDLHAQLRQAQAEQQLAAVTLQRNRELAKVQAVSRQDLDKYATELAVKKAQVETIKAQIAKNQASLDTAKINLTYTRIEAPMDGDVVQITTLQGQTVIAAQQAPNILTLADMSTMLVKAQVSEADVIHLKPGLKAWFTVLGDPNKRFDGVLKDIQPTPEKVNNAIFYYARFEVPNPQGVLRLQMTAQVHIQLSGVSDALVIPLAALGEQIADNRYQVSVLHQGKEEKREVTIGIRNNVDVQIISGLTAGEEVIVSRGGMEAS; encoded by the coding sequence ATGTGGTTAACAGGACGTAAAAAACGCGGGTTGATAGGGAGTGCCGTTTTGCTGGTGCTCGCCATTCTGATTTACCGGCATTTCAGCCACCCGACACCGGTGGATTTTAAAACGGTCAAAGTGATCCAGCGCGATTTGCAGCAAAACGTTTTGGCGACGGGGCAATTGGATGCCGTACGCAAGGTGGACGTGGGGGCGCAGGTCAGCGGGCAGTTGGAAACCCTGAATGTCGAGATTGGCGATAAAGTGAAAAAAGGCCAGTTGTTGGGGGTTATCGATCCGCAACAGGCACAAAACAGTATTCGTGAGAGCGAAGCGACGCTGCAGGATCTGCATGCTCAATTGCGACAGGCGCAGGCGGAACAGCAACTGGCGGCAGTCACGTTGCAGCGTAACCGTGAACTGGCCAAGGTGCAGGCAGTTTCGCGCCAGGATCTGGATAAGTACGCCACCGAATTGGCGGTGAAAAAAGCGCAGGTCGAAACCATTAAGGCGCAGATCGCCAAAAACCAGGCGAGCCTGGATACGGCCAAGATCAATCTGACCTATACCCGCATTGAGGCCCCGATGGACGGTGATGTGGTACAAATCACCACCTTGCAGGGGCAGACGGTCATTGCTGCGCAGCAGGCACCGAATATTCTGACGCTGGCAGACATGAGTACCATGCTGGTGAAGGCCCAGGTTTCAGAGGCGGATGTCATCCACCTTAAGCCGGGTTTGAAAGCCTGGTTTACCGTGTTAGGGGATCCGAACAAACGCTTTGATGGGGTGCTGAAAGACATTCAGCCAACGCCGGAAAAGGTCAATAACGCCATTTTCTATTACGCGCGATTCGAAGTGCCAAATCCCCAAGGGGTACTGCGGTTGCAAATGACAGCGCAAGTGCATATCCAGCTTTCCGGTGTCAGCGATGCGTTGGTTATCCCACTGGCAGCGTTAGGGGAGCAGATTGCCGACAACCGCTATCAGGTTTCGGTGTTACACCAGGGGAAAGAAGAGAAGCGGGAAGTCACCATTGGCATTCGTAACAATGTGGATGTGCAGATTATCAGCGGGTTGACGGCCGGAGAGGAAGTGATTGTCAGCCGTGGCGGCATGGAGGCCAGTTGA
- a CDS encoding VirK/YbjX family protein has protein sequence MSQLSYPFVAVTPTSGWQLMMALLGGDKLPGKVWEKTSFRLKFLGRSLLSWPTTSGLLNTLASNPLLDEILSAQPNLPCKLHRPYLAANMKRIEGLFALRDHYDLIAQRMPLKMQLGHLGRQPYTLSSVQDKNGEPVCLQLTAIDKLNKEGEATLLLRNAKGIMLAEMTFTLMNYHQQPTLFIGGLQGAHCDVPHAEIQTTTKACHGLFPKRLVLEGIIQLAQQLAIRQVIAVGNNTHIYQNWRYHHKKKDLLHADYDQFWLSMGGQALNNGYFLLPEHLARKPMEEIASKKRAEYRRRYQLLDALQQGIAAHFPNHSPNRPGLAPAK, from the coding sequence ATGTCTCAGCTCAGCTATCCCTTCGTTGCTGTCACCCCCACCAGCGGTTGGCAATTGATGATGGCACTACTCGGTGGTGACAAACTCCCTGGCAAAGTCTGGGAAAAAACCTCATTCCGCCTTAAGTTTCTTGGCCGTTCATTGCTCAGTTGGCCTACTACCAGCGGTCTGCTCAACACATTGGCCAGCAATCCTCTGCTGGATGAGATTTTAAGCGCCCAACCGAACCTGCCGTGCAAGCTGCATCGCCCTTATTTAGCCGCCAATATGAAACGCATTGAGGGGCTGTTTGCACTGCGCGATCATTACGATCTGATCGCCCAGCGTATGCCACTGAAAATGCAGCTCGGCCATCTTGGACGCCAACCGTATACATTGAGTTCCGTTCAGGACAAAAATGGTGAGCCAGTCTGCCTGCAACTGACCGCTATCGACAAGCTGAACAAGGAGGGGGAGGCCACACTGCTCCTGCGTAACGCCAAGGGTATCATGTTGGCGGAAATGACTTTCACTTTAATGAACTACCATCAACAACCCACGCTGTTTATCGGCGGCCTGCAGGGTGCGCATTGCGATGTGCCTCATGCAGAGATCCAAACGACCACCAAAGCCTGCCATGGCCTGTTTCCCAAGCGGCTGGTTCTGGAAGGTATTATCCAATTGGCCCAACAGTTGGCTATTCGTCAGGTGATCGCCGTGGGAAATAACACCCACATTTATCAGAACTGGCGTTATCACCACAAAAAGAAAGATCTGCTACATGCCGATTACGATCAGTTTTGGCTTTCTATGGGTGGCCAGGCACTCAACAACGGTTATTTTCTGCTGCCTGAACATCTTGCCCGTAAGCCGATGGAAGAAATCGCCAGTAAAAAGCGCGCAGAATACCGCCGCCGCTACCAATTACTGGATGCGTTGCAACAAGGCATTGCCGCACACTTCCCAAACCATTCCCCTAATCGGCCCGGCCTCGCGCCAGCCAAATAA
- a CDS encoding ATP-dependent endonuclease produces MFLERIEIVGFRGINRLSLMLDDNTVLLGENAWGKSSLLDAITFLLAPEQTLYRFEARDFHYPPGDEAAKERHLQIIFTFCEKDTGHAHLPRYRHLSPLWSKGEDGLSRIHYCCVGELADDGTVCTWRRFLDADGNALHLHHIDQLVHALIRIHPVLRLRDARFIRRLRPSSLSDNLPVDNESLAQQLDQLTRELVRNPQKLTNTELRQGLAAMQQLLEHYFAEQGSQVAGPRRHRQPPEQQAWRSLDSINRMIAEPNSRSMRLILLGMFSTLLQAKGNVKLDPHARPLLLVEDPETRLHPIMLSVAWSLLNHMPLQRITTTNSSELVSLVPVEHICRLVRESARVATYRLGPKGLTPEDGRRIAFHIRFNRPASLFARCWLLVEGETEVWLLNELARQCGFHFEAEGVRVIEFAQCGLKPLLKFARRMGIEWHALVDGDEAGKKYANTVRSMLDNHDDNERDRLTALPALDMEHFMYREGFSSVYHRVASIPPKVQMPVRKVIIKAVHHSSKPDLAIEVAMQAGEWGTDSVPPLLKKMFSRVIWLARGRAD; encoded by the coding sequence ATGTTCTTAGAGCGTATCGAGATTGTAGGATTCCGTGGCATAAACCGGCTTTCGCTGATGCTGGATGACAACACCGTTTTGCTGGGTGAGAACGCTTGGGGTAAGTCCAGTTTACTGGATGCCATTACGTTCTTGCTGGCACCGGAGCAGACGCTCTACCGCTTTGAGGCTCGCGATTTTCACTATCCGCCAGGGGACGAGGCGGCCAAGGAACGTCATTTGCAGATCATTTTCACCTTCTGCGAAAAAGACACCGGCCATGCGCATCTGCCACGATATCGCCATCTTTCGCCGCTCTGGTCCAAAGGAGAAGATGGCCTGAGCCGTATTCATTACTGTTGTGTCGGCGAACTGGCCGATGACGGTACGGTATGTACCTGGCGGCGTTTTCTTGATGCTGACGGTAACGCTTTACATCTGCACCATATCGATCAACTGGTGCACGCCCTGATTCGGATTCATCCGGTGTTACGCCTGCGTGATGCACGCTTTATTCGCCGCCTGCGCCCCAGCTCACTCTCGGATAATTTACCTGTCGATAATGAATCCTTGGCACAGCAATTGGATCAGTTGACGCGTGAACTGGTACGCAACCCGCAGAAGCTGACTAACACTGAATTACGACAAGGGTTGGCGGCGATGCAGCAATTGCTCGAGCACTATTTTGCCGAGCAGGGTTCCCAGGTTGCCGGACCACGCCGTCATCGCCAGCCACCAGAACAGCAGGCGTGGCGTTCGCTAGACAGTATCAACCGCATGATCGCTGAACCTAATAGCCGGAGTATGCGGCTGATCCTGCTGGGGATGTTTTCAACGCTGCTGCAGGCCAAAGGCAATGTGAAGCTTGATCCTCATGCCCGGCCGCTATTGTTGGTGGAAGATCCGGAAACGCGCCTGCATCCCATCATGCTCTCCGTCGCCTGGAGCTTACTCAACCATATGCCGCTGCAGCGCATTACTACCACCAACTCCAGCGAACTGGTGTCACTGGTGCCGGTAGAGCATATTTGTCGTTTGGTGCGTGAATCAGCCCGCGTGGCGACCTATCGTCTGGGGCCAAAAGGCTTAACCCCTGAGGATGGGCGACGTATTGCCTTTCATATCCGCTTTAATCGCCCTGCATCGCTGTTTGCCCGTTGCTGGCTGTTGGTGGAGGGGGAAACCGAGGTTTGGCTGCTAAACGAACTGGCGCGCCAATGTGGTTTCCATTTTGAGGCCGAGGGCGTCAGGGTTATCGAGTTTGCCCAGTGCGGGCTTAAACCTTTGCTGAAGTTTGCCCGACGAATGGGGATCGAATGGCATGCATTGGTAGATGGCGACGAGGCCGGAAAGAAGTATGCCAATACCGTACGCAGCATGTTGGACAACCATGACGATAATGAGCGCGATCGCCTGACGGCCCTCCCGGCGTTGGATATGGAACACTTTATGTATCGTGAGGGGTTCAGCTCGGTCTATCATCGGGTGGCCTCTATACCGCCGAAGGTACAAATGCCGGTACGCAAAGTAATTATTAAGGCAGTACATCACTCTTCCAAACCCGATCTGGCCATTGAGGTAGCGATGCAGGCTGGTGAGTGGGGCACGGATTCCGTGCCGCCGCTGTTGAAGAAAATGTTCTCGCGCGTTATTTGGCTGGCGCGAGGCCGGGCCGATTAG
- the macB gene encoding macrolide ABC transporter ATP-binding protein/permease MacB → MTALLELSGIRRSYLSGDQTVDVLKNISLRIDAGEMVAIMGASGSGKSTLMNILGCLDKPSAGTYRVAGQDVATLNGDALAQLRREHFGFIFQRYHLLPHLSAAHNVEVPAVYAGLSKAARRERAAALLQRLGLGERIAYRPSQLSGGQQQRVSIARALMNGGQVILADEPTGALDSHSGEEVMAILKQLREQGHTVIIVTHDPAVAQQAERIIEIRDGEIIADSRPLTQGRPQAKTLELATPASSWQQMAGRFREALVMAWRAMAANKMRTVLTMLGIIIGIASVVSILVIGDAAKQMVLADIKSIGTNTVDVYPGKDFGDDDPTFRQSLKYDDLSALREQPYVSALSPNIGSSMRLRFGNIDVAANVAGVSEQYFRVYGMAFSQGSGIDTRQVQSQAQVVVIDANTQRRLFPHQKNVIGEVILIGNMPATVVGVAQEKQSMFGSSKTLSVWVPYSTMANRLMGNDYFDSITVRIREGYNSQEAEQQLTRLLTLRHGKKDFFTYNMDSLVQTAEKTTRTLQLFLTLVAVISLVVGGIGVMNIMLVSVTERTREIGIRMAVGARSGDVLQQFLIEAVLVCLVGGALGILLSFAIGLLVQLVLPGWQVSFPPAALLSAFLCSTGIGVVFGYLPARSAARLNPIDALARE, encoded by the coding sequence ATGACGGCGTTGTTGGAACTGAGTGGTATCCGGCGTAGCTATCTTTCCGGCGATCAAACCGTAGACGTACTGAAAAACATCAGCCTGCGCATTGATGCCGGTGAGATGGTGGCGATTATGGGGGCTTCGGGCTCTGGCAAATCCACGCTGATGAACATTCTTGGTTGCCTGGACAAGCCCAGCGCCGGAACGTATCGCGTTGCCGGGCAGGATGTGGCTACGCTTAATGGCGATGCGCTGGCCCAATTGCGGCGTGAGCATTTTGGTTTTATTTTCCAGCGTTATCATTTGCTGCCGCATCTGAGTGCGGCGCATAACGTTGAGGTGCCTGCTGTTTATGCCGGGCTCAGTAAGGCTGCCCGACGTGAAAGAGCCGCGGCATTGTTACAGCGTCTGGGGCTGGGGGAGCGTATTGCCTACCGGCCAAGCCAGCTTTCAGGTGGGCAGCAGCAACGCGTCAGTATCGCACGGGCACTGATGAACGGTGGCCAGGTGATTTTGGCAGATGAGCCGACCGGGGCACTCGACAGTCATTCTGGCGAAGAAGTGATGGCGATCCTCAAGCAACTGCGTGAGCAGGGGCATACGGTGATTATCGTCACGCACGATCCGGCAGTTGCACAGCAGGCTGAACGGATTATTGAAATCCGTGATGGGGAAATCATTGCCGACTCTCGGCCGCTGACGCAGGGAAGGCCGCAGGCAAAAACGTTGGAGCTGGCTACCCCCGCGTCTTCCTGGCAGCAGATGGCTGGCCGTTTTCGCGAGGCGCTGGTGATGGCGTGGCGGGCAATGGCGGCCAATAAAATGCGCACGGTGTTGACCATGCTGGGGATTATCATTGGTATTGCTTCGGTGGTCTCTATTCTGGTGATCGGCGACGCGGCCAAACAGATGGTGCTGGCAGACATCAAATCCATCGGGACCAATACGGTGGATGTCTATCCCGGCAAGGATTTTGGTGATGATGACCCGACCTTTCGCCAGTCGTTAAAATATGACGATCTCAGCGCGCTGCGTGAACAGCCGTATGTCAGCGCACTTTCGCCCAATATTGGCAGCAGTATGCGTTTACGTTTTGGCAATATTGACGTGGCAGCCAATGTTGCGGGCGTCAGCGAACAGTATTTCCGGGTGTACGGCATGGCCTTTTCTCAGGGCTCGGGTATTGATACCAGGCAGGTGCAATCCCAGGCGCAGGTAGTGGTGATCGACGCCAATACGCAACGCCGGCTGTTCCCGCATCAGAAAAATGTGATCGGGGAAGTGATTCTGATTGGTAATATGCCGGCAACGGTGGTGGGTGTGGCGCAGGAAAAACAGTCAATGTTCGGTAGCAGCAAGACGCTGAGCGTGTGGGTGCCCTATAGCACGATGGCCAACCGGCTAATGGGAAACGACTATTTTGACTCGATCACTGTGCGTATTCGCGAGGGCTACAATAGCCAGGAAGCCGAACAGCAACTGACGCGACTGCTGACGCTGCGCCACGGCAAGAAAGATTTCTTCACCTATAACATGGACAGCCTGGTGCAAACGGCGGAAAAAACCACGCGCACCCTTCAGCTGTTCCTGACCCTGGTCGCGGTGATTTCACTGGTGGTCGGGGGAATTGGCGTGATGAACATTATGCTGGTCTCGGTAACGGAGCGGACGCGTGAAATTGGTATTCGTATGGCGGTTGGCGCGCGTTCTGGCGATGTGTTGCAGCAATTCCTGATAGAGGCGGTGCTGGTTTGCCTGGTAGGCGGTGCTTTGGGTATCTTGCTGTCGTTCGCTATTGGCTTGCTGGTGCAACTGGTGTTGCCTGGCTGGCAGGTTAGCTTCCCGCCGGCCGCTTTGCTGAGTGCGTTTTTGTGTTCGACCGGGATTGGCGTGGTGTTTGGTTATCTGCCTGCGCGCAGTGCTGCACGGCTGAACCCGATTGATGCCTTGGCGCGCGAATAA
- the clpS gene encoding ATP-dependent Clp protease adapter ClpS — MGNSKDWLNFEHLAEEKQIDAVKPPSMYKVILNNDDYTPMEFVIDVLQKFFSYDIERATQLMLTVHYQGKAICGVFTAEVAETKVVHVNRYARENEHPLLCTLEKA, encoded by the coding sequence ATGGGTAATAGCAAAGACTGGCTAAATTTTGAACACTTAGCCGAAGAAAAACAAATCGATGCGGTAAAACCGCCGTCAATGTATAAAGTTATACTTAACAACGACGATTACACACCGATGGAATTTGTGATTGACGTTCTGCAAAAGTTCTTTTCTTATGATATTGAACGTGCAACGCAACTGATGCTCACGGTCCACTATCAAGGTAAGGCTATCTGTGGTGTTTTTACTGCCGAGGTGGCGGAAACCAAAGTGGTCCATGTGAACCGTTACGCAAGGGAGAACGAGCATCCGTTGCTCTGTACGCTGGAAAAAGCCTGA
- a CDS encoding lysine exporter LysO family protein → MYSGLLIILLPLIVGYLIPLRSKSLIQTINRLLSWMVYVILFFMGISLAFLENLSSNLLLIFQYTAVFFLCIFFANLLLLFLLERRRPWRNTHKQEKLPSRLHMALESLKLCGVVLGGFALGLTQWPWLQFAGLGSEYALIFLLLLVGIQLRNSGMTLRQIALNRRGMVVALVVAFSSLAGGLLAAQLLALPLKTGLAMASGFGWYSLSGILISDAYGPVMGSAAFFNDLARELVAIMLIPTLVRRSRSSALGLCGATSMDFTLPVLQRSGGLEMVPPAIVHGFLLSLLAPILIALFS, encoded by the coding sequence ATGTATTCAGGACTGCTGATTATTCTGTTGCCGCTGATCGTCGGTTATCTGATCCCCCTACGCAGCAAATCCCTGATTCAGACAATCAATCGTCTGCTGAGCTGGATGGTCTATGTCATTTTGTTCTTTATGGGTATCAGCCTGGCTTTTCTGGAGAACCTAAGCAGTAATCTACTGCTGATTTTTCAGTACACCGCCGTATTTTTCCTGTGTATTTTCTTTGCCAATCTTCTGTTGCTCTTTCTTTTAGAGCGTCGTCGCCCATGGCGTAATACCCACAAACAGGAAAAACTCCCCTCACGTCTGCATATGGCTCTGGAATCATTGAAACTCTGTGGCGTGGTTCTGGGTGGCTTTGCCTTGGGCCTAACCCAGTGGCCCTGGTTGCAATTTGCCGGCCTTGGCAGCGAGTATGCCCTGATATTCCTGTTATTACTGGTGGGGATACAGCTACGCAACAGCGGAATGACGCTACGCCAGATCGCCCTCAACCGCCGTGGCATGGTGGTTGCCCTAGTGGTGGCGTTCAGTTCATTGGCCGGTGGCCTATTGGCAGCCCAACTGCTGGCGTTACCGTTGAAAACCGGGTTAGCCATGGCATCCGGCTTCGGCTGGTATTCCCTTTCCGGTATCCTGATCAGTGACGCTTACGGCCCAGTAATGGGCAGCGCCGCCTTTTTTAACGATCTGGCTCGTGAGCTGGTGGCCATTATGCTGATCCCGACGCTGGTGCGCCGTAGCCGCTCCTCCGCTTTGGGGTTATGTGGTGCGACTTCAATGGACTTCACGCTACCGGTCCTGCAACGCAGCGGTGGCTTGGAAATGGTTCCTCCGGCCATTGTGCACGGGTTCCTGCTAAGCCTGCTGGCGCCAATA
- the infA gene encoding translation initiation factor IF-1, with protein MAKEDNIEMQGTVLDTLPNTMFRVELENGHVVTAHISGKMRKNYIRILTGDKVTVELTPYDLSKGRIVFRSR; from the coding sequence ATGGCCAAAGAAGACAATATTGAAATGCAGGGCACCGTTCTTGATACGCTGCCAAACACCATGTTCCGCGTTGAATTGGAAAACGGGCACGTGGTAACCGCTCATATCTCCGGTAAAATGCGTAAAAACTATATCCGCATCCTGACGGGTGACAAAGTCACTGTAGAGCTGACCCCGTACGACCTGAGCAAAGGCCGCATTGTCTTCCGTAGCCGTTAA
- the cspD gene encoding cold shock-like protein CspD, whose protein sequence is METGTVKWFNNAKGFGFICPEGGGEDIFAHYSTIKMDGYRTLKAGQQVRFDVHQGPKGNHASLIMPLENEAMA, encoded by the coding sequence ATGGAGACGGGTACTGTTAAATGGTTCAATAACGCCAAAGGGTTCGGTTTTATCTGCCCCGAAGGCGGCGGCGAAGATATTTTCGCTCATTATTCAACAATCAAGATGGATGGCTACCGAACATTGAAAGCTGGCCAACAGGTCAGGTTTGATGTGCATCAGGGGCCGAAAGGGAATCATGCAAGCCTTATTATGCCGCTGGAGAACGAGGCAATGGCCTAG
- the aat gene encoding leucyl/phenylalanyl-tRNA--protein transferase, protein MRIVKLSSQSVAFPSPESALRDPNGLLAIGGDLTPPRLLAAYERGIFPWYSPGEAILWWSPDPRAVLFPAEFHTSRSLKRFLRHNPFRITLNQDFSAVIAACAHRPDEGTWIGEEVQRAYLQLHLNGLAHSVEVWSGDELVGGLYGVAQGALFCGESMFSRTTNASKCALMAFCHHFTAYGGELVDCQVLNAHTARLGAREIPRRQFLQLLSNLQRKVLAPECWLAQVILPQQVEPPSPTN, encoded by the coding sequence ATGCGCATAGTTAAGCTGTCATCGCAGTCCGTCGCATTTCCTTCACCAGAGAGCGCCCTGCGCGATCCTAACGGTTTATTGGCCATTGGGGGGGATCTCACTCCCCCGCGCCTGCTGGCGGCCTATGAACGCGGTATTTTTCCCTGGTATAGCCCTGGTGAAGCTATCCTGTGGTGGTCACCCGATCCCCGGGCGGTGCTGTTCCCTGCGGAGTTTCATACCAGCCGGAGTCTTAAGCGCTTTTTGCGCCACAATCCTTTCCGGATCACCCTCAATCAGGATTTTTCCGCCGTGATCGCCGCCTGTGCGCATCGCCCAGATGAAGGTACCTGGATTGGCGAAGAGGTGCAGCGAGCCTATTTGCAGTTGCATCTGAACGGGCTCGCGCATTCCGTTGAAGTCTGGTCAGGTGATGAGCTGGTTGGTGGGCTGTACGGTGTTGCGCAGGGGGCGTTATTTTGCGGTGAGTCGATGTTCAGCCGCACGACCAATGCGTCAAAATGCGCCTTGATGGCGTTTTGCCACCATTTTACCGCTTATGGCGGGGAATTGGTTGACTGTCAGGTGCTTAACGCTCACACTGCCCGGCTTGGAGCGAGAGAAATTCCCCGCCGCCAATTTTTGCAGTTGCTGAGCAACCTCCAGCGCAAGGTTTTAGCGCCGGAATGCTGGCTGGCGCAAGTCATACTCCCACAGCAGGTTGAACCACCCTCCCCAACAAACTAA
- the clpA gene encoding ATP-dependent Clp protease ATP-binding subunit ClpA, with product MLNQELELSLNMAFARAREHRHEFMTVEHLLLALLSNPAAREALEACTVDLAALRQELEAFIEQTTPTLPVSEEERDTQPTLSFQRVLQRAVFHVQSSGRSEVSGANVLVAIFSEQESQAAYLLRKHDVSRLDVVNFISHGTRKDEPGQAPNAENPVNEEQSGGEDRMENFTTNLNQLARVGGIDPLIGRDRELERAIQVLCRRRKNNPLLVGESGVGKTAIAEGLAWRIVQGDVPEVMADCTLYSLDIGSLLAGTKYRGDFEKRFKALLKQLEQDQNSILFIDEIHTIIGAGAASGGQVDAANLIKPLLSSGKIRVIGSTTYQEFSNIFEKDRALARRFQKIDITEPTPEETIQIINGLKTKYEAHHDVRYTAKAIRAAVELSVKYINDRHLPDKAIDVIDEAGARSRLLPVNKRKKTVNVADIESVVARIARIPEKTVSASDRDVLRSLSDRLKMLVFGQDAAIEALTEAIKMSRAGLGQERKPVGSFLFAGPTGVGKTEVTVQLAKALDIELLRFDMSEYMERHTVSRLIGAPPGYVGYDQGGLLTDAVLKHPHAVVLLDEIEKAHPDVFNLLLQVMDNGTLTDNNGRKADFRNVILVMTTNAGVRETERKSIGLIEQDNSIDAMEEIKKVFTPEFRNRLDNIIWFNPLSTSVIQQVVDKFIVELQAQLDAKGVSLEVSDEARDWLSVKGYDRAMGARPMARVMQENLKKPLANELLFGSLVDGGSVKVELDKDSKQLTYHFLSAQKRKADEGAVH from the coding sequence ATGCTCAATCAAGAACTGGAACTCAGTCTCAACATGGCTTTCGCCAGAGCGCGTGAGCACAGACACGAGTTTATGACCGTGGAGCACCTGTTGCTGGCGTTACTCAGCAACCCTGCCGCGCGAGAAGCGCTCGAGGCTTGTACGGTGGATCTGGCGGCGTTACGTCAGGAACTGGAAGCCTTTATTGAACAGACCACGCCTACGCTGCCCGTCAGCGAAGAAGAGCGCGACACACAGCCGACGCTCAGCTTCCAGCGTGTACTGCAGCGTGCGGTCTTCCACGTGCAATCTTCAGGTCGTAGTGAGGTCAGTGGCGCCAACGTATTGGTGGCGATCTTCAGCGAGCAGGAGTCGCAGGCGGCTTACCTGTTGCGCAAACACGACGTCAGCCGTCTGGATGTAGTGAACTTCATTTCACATGGTACGCGTAAAGACGAGCCGGGCCAGGCACCGAATGCGGAGAACCCGGTAAACGAAGAGCAGTCAGGAGGGGAAGACCGTATGGAAAACTTCACCACCAACCTGAATCAACTGGCCCGTGTGGGCGGTATCGATCCGCTGATAGGCCGTGACCGTGAACTGGAGCGCGCTATTCAGGTGCTGTGCCGCCGTCGTAAAAATAACCCGCTGCTGGTGGGGGAATCTGGCGTCGGGAAAACCGCGATTGCTGAAGGGCTGGCTTGGCGGATCGTGCAGGGCGACGTGCCGGAGGTGATGGCAGACTGTACGCTTTACTCACTGGATATCGGTTCATTGCTGGCCGGTACCAAATACCGTGGTGATTTCGAGAAGCGTTTCAAAGCGTTGTTGAAGCAGCTGGAGCAGGATCAGAACAGCATTCTGTTCATTGATGAAATTCACACTATCATCGGTGCCGGTGCGGCTTCTGGTGGGCAAGTGGATGCCGCCAACCTGATTAAACCGTTGCTGTCGAGCGGCAAGATCCGGGTGATCGGTTCTACCACTTACCAGGAGTTCAGCAATATTTTCGAAAAAGACCGTGCGTTGGCGCGTCGCTTCCAGAAAATAGACATTACTGAGCCGACGCCAGAAGAGACGATTCAGATCATTAACGGTCTGAAAACCAAATATGAAGCGCACCACGATGTGCGTTACACCGCCAAGGCGATCCGCGCAGCGGTCGAGCTTTCGGTGAAATACATCAATGACCGTCATCTGCCGGACAAGGCAATTGATGTGATCGATGAAGCGGGAGCCCGTAGCCGGTTATTGCCAGTGAACAAGCGCAAGAAAACCGTTAACGTGGCGGATATCGAATCGGTGGTAGCACGCATCGCGCGCATACCGGAAAAAACCGTCTCTGCCAGCGATCGTGACGTGTTGAGAAGCCTGAGCGACCGTCTGAAAATGCTGGTGTTCGGCCAGGATGCGGCGATCGAAGCCTTGACCGAAGCGATCAAGATGAGCCGTGCGGGTCTGGGTCAGGAACGCAAGCCGGTAGGTTCTTTCCTGTTCGCCGGGCCGACCGGGGTCGGGAAAACCGAGGTGACGGTACAGCTGGCGAAAGCGCTGGATATCGAGCTGCTGCGGTTTGATATGTCCGAATATATGGAGCGGCATACCGTCAGCCGCCTGATAGGCGCGCCTCCGGGTTATGTCGGTTACGATCAGGGTGGTTTGCTGACCGATGCCGTGCTCAAGCATCCGCATGCGGTCGTGCTGCTGGATGAAATTGAGAAGGCGCATCCGGATGTGTTCAACCTGTTACTGCAGGTAATGGACAACGGTACCCTGACTGATAACAACGGCCGTAAAGCGGATTTCCGTAATGTGATCCTGGTGATGACCACCAACGCCGGTGTGCGTGAGACAGAACGCAAATCGATAGGTCTGATCGAGCAGGACAACAGCATTGACGCGATGGAAGAGATCAAGAAAGTGTTTACGCCAGAATTCCGTAACCGTCTGGATAACATTATCTGGTTCAACCCACTGTCAACGAGCGTGATCCAGCAGGTTGTCGATAAGTTTATCGTTGAGTTGCAGGCGCAGTTGGATGCCAAGGGCGTGTCGCTGGAAGTGAGCGACGAAGCGCGTGACTGGCTGTCTGTGAAAGGCTATGACCGTGCGATGGGCGCTCGTCCAATGGCGCGTGTGATGCAGGAAAACCTGAAGAAACCGCTGGCTAACGAACTGTTGTTCGGATCGTTGGTGGACGGGGGTTCGGTGAAAGTCGAGCTGGATAAAGACAGCAAACAGCTGACTTATCATTTCCTCAGTGCCCAGAAGCGTAAAGCCGATGAAGGTGCGGTGCACTAA